One genomic window of Corvus moneduloides isolate bCorMon1 chromosome 14, bCorMon1.pri, whole genome shotgun sequence includes the following:
- the SLITRK4 gene encoding SLIT and NTRK-like protein 4 gives MILWLFLVLSSPVSSTTADADISVEICNVCSCVSVENVLYVNCEKVAVYRPNQLKPPWSNFYHLNFQNNLLIILYPNSFLNFTHAVSLQLGNNKLQNIEGGAFMGLSALKQLHLNNNELKILRADTFLGIENLEYLQADYNLIKFIERGAFNKLHKLKVLILNDNLISFLPDNIFRFASLTHLDIRGNRIQKLPYIGVLEHIGRIVELQLEDNPWNCTCDLLPLKAWLENMPYNIYIGEAICETPSDLYGRLLKETNKQELCSMGTGSDFDVRILPPSQLEPGYSTPNGHTTQTSVHRLVTKPPKTTNPSKISGIVAGKALSNRNLSQIVSYQTRVPPLTPCPVPCVCKTHPSDLGLSVNCQERNIESMAELVPKPLNAKKLHVNGNYIKDVDTTDFAEFEGLDLLHLGSNRISVIKGDVFRNLTNLRRLYLNGNQIERLSPEMFAGLHNLQYLYLEYNVIKEILAGTFDLMPNLQLLYLNNNLLRSLPAYIFAGAPLARLNLRNNHFMYLPVSGVLDQLKSLTQIDLEGNPWDCTCDLVALKLWLEKLNDGIVVKELRCETPVQFANIELKSLKNEILCPKLLNKPSALFTSPMPAVIFTTPPGPVRSPPGGPVPLSILILSILVVLILTVFVAFCLLVFVLRRNKKPTVKHEGIGNQECSSMQLQLRKHDHKSNKKDGLGAEAFIPQTIEQMSKSHTCGLKESETGFTFADPPGQKVILRNMNDKEKDLLHVDTRKRLSTIDELDELFPGRDSNVFIQNFLESKKEYNSIGVSGFEIRYPEKLQDKKTKKSLIGGNHSKIVVEQRKSEYFELKAKLQGSPDYLQVLEEQTALNKI, from the coding sequence ATGATTCTGTGGCTCTTTCTGGTTCTGTCATCTCCAGTTTCTTCTACAACTGCAGATGCTGATATATCTGTGGAAATTTGCAATGTTTGCTCCTGTGTGTCAGTTGAGAATGTCCTCTATGTCAACTGTGAGAAGGTTGCAGTCTACAGACCAAATCAGCTTAAACCACCATGGTCTAATTTTTACCACCTCAACTTTCAAAACAACCTGCTAATTATTCTGTATCCAAATTCCTTTCTTAATTTTACACATGCAGTGTCCTTGCAACTGGGTAATAATAAGTTACAGAACATTGAGGGAGGGGCCTTTATGGGTCTTAGTGCATTAAAGCAGTTGCACTTGAACAACAACGAATTAAAGATTCTCCGGGCTGACACCTTCCTTGGCATAGAGAACTTGGAGTATCTCCAAGCTGACTACAATTTAATCAAGTTTATTGAACGGGGAGCCTTCAATAAGCTTCACAAGCTGAAAGTCCTGATACTTAATGACAATCTGATTTCATTCCTTCCCGATAATATTTTTCGATTTGCTTCTCTAACCCATCTGGATATACGGGGGAATCGAATACAGAAGCTTCCATACATTGGAGTTCTGGAGCACATCGGGCGAATAGTtgaactgcagctggaagaCAACCCCTGGAATTGTACTTGTGATTTGTTGCCTTTGAAAGCGTGGCTGGAGAACATGCCCTATAACATCTACATTGGAGAGGCTATCTGTGAAACACCCAGTGACTTGTATGGAAGGCTGCTGAAAGAAACCAAtaagcaggagctgtgctccatggggacagggagtgaTTTTGACGTGCGCATCCTGCCTCCCTCGCAGCTGGAGCCCGGTTACAGCACACCCAACGGCCACACCACTCAAACATCAGTGCACAGATTAGTCACAAAGCCGCCAAAAACTACAAATCCTTCGAAGATCTCGGGGATAGTAGCAGGCAAAGCTCTGTCTAATCGCAATCTCAGTCAGATCGTATCTTACCAGACCAGGGTGCCTCCTCTAACTCCTTGTCCAGTCCCTTGTGTTTGCAAAACTCATCCTTCAGACTTGGGATTAAGTGTAAATTGCCAGGAAAGAAATATAGAATCAATGGCTGAACTAGTACCAAAACCTTTAAATGCCAAGAAACTGCATGTAAATGGCAACTATATTAAGGATGTGGATACTACAGATTTCGCTGAGTTTGAGGGACTGGATTTGCTCCATTTAGGCAGCAATCGGATTTCAGTGATCAAAGGAGATGTTTTCCGCAACCTTACAAATTTACGGAGATTGTATCTCAATGGCAATCAGATAGAGCGTCTGAGCCCAGAAATGTTTGCTGGCCTCCACAACTTGCAGTATCTGTATTTGGAATACAATGTTATCAAAGAAATCCTAGCAGGCACCTTTGACTTAATGCCAAATTTGCAGTTGCTCTACCTGAACAACAATCTTCTGCGAAGCTTGCCAGCGTATATTTTTGCTGGTGCACCACTTGCTAGACTGAATCTGAGGAACAATCACTTCATGTATTTACCTGTAAGTGGTGTTCTTGATCAGCTAAAATCTCTTACACAAATAGATTTGGAAGGTAATCCATGGGACTGCACTTGTGATTTAGTTGCTTTAAAACTGTGGCTTGAAAAGCTAAATGACGGTATTGTGGTGAAGGAATTGAGATGTGAAACACCTGTGCAGTTTGCTAACATAGAACTTAAGTCTCTGAAAAATGAGATTCTCTGCCCTAAACTTTTAAACAAGCCATCTGCTCTGTTCACTAGTCCTATGCCTGCTGTTATTTTTACAACACCACCGGGACCAGTCCGGAGTCCTCCTGGTGGCCCAGTTCCATTGTCCATCCTAATCTTAAGCATATTGGTTGTGCTGATTTTAACagtgtttgttgctttttgtcttcttgtttttgtgCTTCGGCGCAACAAAAAACCAACTGTAAAGCATGAAGGGATTGGAAACCAAGAGTGCAGTTCTATGCAACTGCAGCTAAGAAAGCATGATCACAAGTCAAACAAAAAAGATGGACTGGGTGCAGAGGCCTTCATTCCTCAAACCATTGAGCAGATGAGCAAAAGTCATACCTGTGGCTTGAAAGAGTCTGAAACAGGCTTCACGTTTGCTGACCCACCAGGGCAAAAAGTCATTCTGAGAAATATGAATGACAAGGAGAAAGATTTATTGCATGTGGATACCAGAAAAAGACTTAGCACAATCGATGAACTGGATGAGTTATTCCCTGGAAGAGATTCCAATgtatttattcaaaattttcttGAAAGTAAAAAAGAATACAACAGCATAGGGGTCAGTGGTTTTGAAATACGTTACCCAGAGAAActgcaagacaaaaaaaccaagaaatctCTAATAGGTGGTAATCATAGTAAAATTGTAGTagaacaaaggaaaagtgaaTATTTTGAACTAAAAGCTAAACTTCAAGGTTCACCTGACTACCTACAAGTCCTTGAAGAACAAACAGCTTTGAATAAAATATAG